Genomic segment of Serinicoccus hydrothermalis:
GCGAGCCGAGGTGCTCCGCGGGATGCGCCCTCGCGAGCGGCGGGCCACCGAGAGCCTTCTCTCCACCCTCACCTGGCACCCCCTCGACACCGGCCTCGCAGAGCTGGCTGGGGACCTCGGGCGTCGCTGGCTGCCCACCCACCGCGACATCGACACCGCCGATCTCGTCATCGCCGCCACAGCGGTGCACCTCGAGGTCCCGCTGCTGACGCGCAACGTCAAGCACTTCCCCATGTTCCCCGACCTCGCGGCACCCTACTGAGCGGCGAGCCGCTCGTCGGCCCGCCCCACGAAGGCGCGGTGCACCTGCTCCACCTCCGGACCGAGGAACCGTCGCGCCAGGTAGTGGAAGCCGTCCGGGTCGCCGGTGGTCAACCACTGGTGGACCGGCTCGTTGTCCTGCGCCGCGAGCAGCCCGGAGTCGGTGAGCACCCGGAAGAGATCGGCCGCGGTCGCCGCCGCGGACGAGACGAGCTGGACCTGCTCGCCGAGGACGTACTGCAGCGCCTGCGTCAGCAGCGGGTAGTGCGTGCACCCCAGGATGAGGGTGTCCACGTCGCGCTCCTGCAGCGGCGCGAGGTAGTCGCGCGCCACCTCGATCACCTCCGGACCGCTCGTCACCCCCGCCTCGACCAGCTCGACGAAGCGCGGGCAGGCCTGGCTCGCGACGTGCACCGAGGGCGGGGCCGCGACGAAGGAGTCGAGGTAGGCCCGTGACTGGTGCGTCGCGGCCGTCGAGATCACCCCGATCTTCCCGTTGCGGGTCACCGCCATCGCGCGCCGCACGGCCGGCCGGATGACCTCGACGACGGGCACGGCATACCGCTCCCGGGCGTCGGCGAGCACCGCGGCGGACGCGCTGTTGCACGCGATGACCAGCGCCTTCACCCCGTGCTCGACCAGCCGGTCCAGGCACTCGAGGGAGAACTCGCGGACCTGCGCGATGGGGCGCGGCCCGTAGGGGGTGCGCGCGGTGTCGCCGAGGTAGAGCACCGACTCGTGCGGCAGCTGGTCCAGCACCTCGCGGGCGACCGTGAGCCCGCCGAAGCCGGAGTCGAAGACCCCGATGGGCGCCTCGGTCATGATCGACGCCCGATCATCGGACCGGGTCCACGACGTCCAGTTCGGCGAAGCGGCCGAAATCGGTGTCGTGCGTCGCGACCGCAGCACTCTCGATGAAGGCGTGGGCGGCGATCTGGGCGTCCGTGGTCAGCGCCGCGGCCGTGCCGACCCCCGCCAGGACCTCGAGCGTGCGGTTGAGGTGTTCTCTCCCGCTGTCCAGGATATGGACGCCTGGCTGAGCGAGCCACGACTCGACGACGGCCTGCGCCTGCTGGACGCTGAACGGTCGGGTGAGCACGCGACGGCTGGTCGCGATGCGGATGAAGCCGAACACGACGACGGGCGCCAGGCCC
This window contains:
- a CDS encoding type II toxin-antitoxin system VapC family toxin — encoded protein: MTALVDTSVLIDTLHGDAAATSLLLSCRRAGPVHASEITRAEVLRGMRPRERRATESLLSTLTWHPLDTGLAELAGDLGRRWLPTHRDIDTADLVIAATAVHLEVPLLTRNVKHFPMFPDLAAPY
- the murI gene encoding glutamate racemase, which translates into the protein MTEAPIGVFDSGFGGLTVAREVLDQLPHESVLYLGDTARTPYGPRPIAQVREFSLECLDRLVEHGVKALVIACNSASAAVLADARERYAVPVVEVIRPAVRRAMAVTRNGKIGVISTAATHQSRAYLDSFVAAPPSVHVASQACPRFVELVEAGVTSGPEVIEVARDYLAPLQERDVDTLILGCTHYPLLTQALQYVLGEQVQLVSSAAATAADLFRVLTDSGLLAAQDNEPVHQWLTTGDPDGFHYLARRFLGPEVEQVHRAFVGRADERLAAQ
- a CDS encoding TA system VapC family ribonuclease toxin, with translation MIVPDVNVLLYAHVDAFPEHDRARTWWEETLSAGRPVGLAPVVVFGFIRIATSRRVLTRPFSVQQAQAVVESWLAQPGVHILDSGREHLNRTLEVLAGVGTAAALTTDAQIAAHAFIESAAVATHDTDFGRFAELDVVDPVR